Proteins found in one Sorghum bicolor cultivar BTx623 chromosome 1, Sorghum_bicolor_NCBIv3, whole genome shotgun sequence genomic segment:
- the LOC8055640 gene encoding probable histone H2AXb — MSSGSGRGKPKGTKAVSRSSKAGLQFPVGRIARYLKTGKYTERVGGGAPVYLSAVLEYLAAEVLELAGNAARDNKKNRIVPCHIQLAVRNDEELSKLLGAVTIAAGGVLPNIHQTLLPKKAGGKGKAEIGSASQEF, encoded by the exons ATGAGTTCCGGCAGCGGCAGGGGCAAGCCCAAGGGGACCAAGGCGGTGTCACGGTCGTCCAAAGCCGGACTGCAGTTCCCCGTCGGCCGCATCGCCCGCTACCTGAAGACGGGCAAGTACACCGAGCGCGTAGGCGGTGGCGCGCCCGTCTACCTCTCCGCGGTCCTCGAGTACCTCGCGGCAGAG GTCCTAGAGCTGGCGGGCAACGCGGCGCGCGACAACAAGAAGAACCGGATCGTGCCGTGCCACATCCAGCTCGCTGTGCGCAATGACGAGGAGCTGAGCAAGCTTCTGGGTGCGGTCACTATAGCCGCCGGCGGGGTGTTGCCCAACATCCACCAGACGCTGCTGCCcaagaaggctggcggcaagggtAAGGCCGAGATCGGCTCCGCCTCGCAGGAGTTCTAG
- the LOC8058073 gene encoding putative dual specificity protein phosphatase DSP8: protein MRIEELPGDPCGGRGGEGGEDELLLPRREDGDAAEGERGVVMRVAVDAKRAAVGVGARMLFYPTLVYNVVRNRFEEHFHWWDQIDEHVLLGAVPFPSDVLRLKALGVCGVVTLNESYERLVPTSLYEAHGIENLVLPTRDYLYAPSFVNLCEAADFIHRNASCGKLTYVHCKAGRGRSTTVVICYLVQYKNMTPAEAYEHVRLRRPRVLLAPAQWQAVQEFYQLIRVKKTGRSSRLDNPLIKPPLFLATHNLVAFDDSAFVMVSESDLEGYNSDALALNMGSGLWEISLIYRVQFASKAAFAGFSYLWLRCRACKEALPENVGRESCSLEVEQLTTGHPCLLQGVVVNP, encoded by the exons ATGCGAATCGAGGAGCTTCCGGGCGATCCGTGTGGAGGACGAGGTGGAGAGGGCGGGGAGGAtgagctgctgctgccgcgTCGCGAGGATGGCGACGCGGCGGAGGGCGAGAGGGGAGTGGTGATGCGGGTGGCCGTCGACGCGAAGCGCGCGGCGGTGGGTGTCGGCGCCCGGATGCTTTTCTATCCGACGCTGGTGTACAACGTCGTGAGGAATCGGTTCGAGGAGCACTTCCACTGGTGGGATCAGATCGATGAG CATGTCCTGCTGGGTGCTGTTCCATTCCCTAGCGATGTTCTCCGGCTAAAGGCGCTTGGAGTTTGCGGTGTTGTGACACTAAATGAATCGTACGAGAGGCTTGTGCCAACATCCCTCTACGAG GCTCATGGAATCGAAAACCTGGTGCTACCAACAAGGGATTACCTTTATGCGCCTTCATTTGTTAACCTTTGCGAAGCTGCTGACTTCATCCACA GAAACGCTTCATGTGGGAAATTGACATATGTGCACTGCAAAGCTGGACGAGGACGTAGCACTACAGTTGTCATTTGCTATTTG GTGCAATATAAAAACATGACTCCTGCTGAAGCTTATGAACATGTCCGCTTGCGTCGGCCTAGAGTATTGTTAGCTCCTGCACAGTGGCAA GCTGTGCAAGAGTTCTATCAACTAATAAGAGTGAAGAAAACTGGGAGATCTAGTCGCCTGGACAATCCTTTAATCAAGCCACCGTTGTTCCTTGCCACTCACAACCTTGTTGCCTTTGATGATAGCGCATTTGTGATGGTCTCAGAATCAGACCTCGAAGGGTATAATTCGGATGCACTGGCACTCAACATGGGCAGTGGATTGTGGGAGATAAGCTTGATATACCGTGTCCAGTTTGCGAGCAAGGCAGCTTTTGCTGGGTTTTCGTATTTGTGGCTTCGATGCCGTGCCTGCAAGGAGGCTCTACCTGAGAAtgtggggagagagagctgcTCTCTTGAGGTTGAGCAGCTAACAACTGGCCATCCCTGTCTACTGCAAGGTGTCGTGGTTAATCCATGA
- the LOC8055642 gene encoding facilitated trehalose transporter Tret1 → MAAQQQAAYSVLHSFPFRAAVLALCVALLPMLPAQAPDVGAGGGAGQAFLAKAWELLHLLFVGIAVSYGLFSRKNSADDDGRAGAAAAAAAAEKNAAVSGPEPAAKADARYAWRMFRDSIAPFDDDDDDDDDDDDDVLVPDSPPGGGGGGGGGGGSGRASSWSALHRSTDPVVVVSTGGGGVRIGQAADAQAPLSLPVRTLKPQAAQDGDARDAETPRARPRRSSRDSAAGSARDETVLPSPIPWRSRSGRLDAPRPASPSPSPSPKRLSPASSLSMETAKASEEEYYAKASEEEYYAKAKRRSPYRSSSISSSPPAPPPPPPPFLVHGYHPATERRTAAPKSFKEELERHSMRGRGEDHYSPRTSSVSISAYNSSNSSSAKPRSSFDGGSSSSVSVGKSVRTFRAREPAVFQDQQSQQLPDDAGDGRDALDVHGSEEPYGYRAYQSIPRFQYERSGSDPILGGVAVSSDETESSDDDDDGDGGGGGYSTRESTPEVDENEVDKKAEEFIARFREQIRRQRIESIKKSAGPRGVKHHGK, encoded by the coding sequence ATGGCAGCGCAGCAGCAGGCCGCCTACTCCGTGCTGCACAGCTTCCCGTTCAGGGCGGCCGTGCTCGCGCTCTGCGTCGCGCTGCTGCCGATGCTCCCCGCGCAGGCGCCCGACGTCGGGGCCGGGGGAGGAGCCGGCCAGGCGTTCCTCGCCAAGGCGTGGGAGCTGCTGCACCTGCTCTTCGTTGGCATCGCCGTCTCGTACGGTCTCTTCAGCCGCAAGAACAGCGCCGACGACGATGGACGCGCCGGGGCTGCCGCcgctgcagctgcagcagagAAGAACGCTGCTGTCTCGGGGCCGGAACCTGCAGCCAAGGCGGACGCGAGGTACGCGTGGCGGATGTTCAGGGACTCCATCGCGCCGttcgatgatgatgacgacgacgacgacgacgacgacgacgacgtgctGGTGCCGGACAGCCCtcccggtggtggtggcggcggcggcggcggcggcgggagtgGCAGGGCAAGCTCGTGGAGCGCGCTGCACCGGTCCACGGATCCCGTCGTCGTCGTGTCCACTGGAGGCGGCGGGGTTCGGATCGGGCAGGCCGCGGACGCGCAGGCGCCGCTGTCGCTGCCGGTCCGGACGCTGAAGCCGCAGGCGGCACAGGACGGCGACGCGCGGGATGCCGAGACGCCGCGCGCGCGGCCGCGTCGGAGCTCTCGGGACTCGGCGGCCGGCAGCGCCCGCGACGAGACCGTGCTCCCTTCGCCGATCCCGTGGCGGTCGCGGTCTGGGAGGCTCGACGCGCCCCGACCCGCGTCGCCGAgcccctcgccgtcgccgaagAGGCTGTCCCCGGCGTCATCCTTGTCCATGGAGACGGCCAAGGCCAGCGAGGAGGAGTACTACGCCAAGGCCAGCGAGGAGGAGTACTACGCCAAGGCCAAGAGGAGGAGCCCGTACAGGTCCtcttccatctcctcctcaccgccggcgccgcctccgcctccgcctccgttcCTCGTCCACGGTTACCACCCGGCGACCGAGCGTCGGACGGCGGCACCGAAAAGCTTTAAGGAGGAGCTGGAGCGCCACAGCATGAGAGGCCGAGGAGAAGATCACTACTCGCCGAGGACGAGCAGCGTCAGCATCTCTGCTTACAACAGCAGCAACTCGTCGTCGGCGAAGCCAAGAAGCTCTTTTGATGGCGGCTCCTCCTCGTCGGTTTCGGTTGGCAAGTCAGTGAGAACGTTCAGGGCAAGGGAGCCAGCAGTTTTTCAAGACCAACAAAGCCAACAACTGCCTGACGACGCCGGTGATGGTCGTGACGCGCTAGACGTGCACGGATCAGAGGAGCCGTACGGCTACAGAGCTTACCAATCCATTCCCAGGTTCCAGTACGAGAGATCAGGGAGCGACCCTATCCTGGGCGGTGTGGCAGTCTCCTCGGATGAGACCGAGAGcagcgacgacgatgatgacggcgacggcggcggcggcgggtatTCGACGAGGGAGTCGACGCCGGAGGTGGACGAGAACGAGGTGgacaagaaggcggaggagttcATCGCCAGGTTCAGGGAGCAGATCAGGAGGCAGAGAATCGAGTCCATAAAGAAGTCCGCGGGGCCGCGCGGCGTCAAGCACCACGGCAAGTag
- the LOC110434183 gene encoding protein FAR1-RELATED SEQUENCE 5-like produces the protein MTPWVMEKQCSVIYTHEIFSKFQEQLVVARDHCIIQGISETEDMKIVTISSQSGKERVVEMNKLNMFGMCSCKFYESFGIPCRHIIQVLRGEKLNEIPPIYFMKRWDIRCKRKLFFDKEGNLLDEKAKDPVEVAMGRKISDSRNKFEELIQMAKNSEQGMEFLYSSLSNLVEPLQNIVPAATVNKQDEFESFLGGKIPQEVEIHPPNDINSRGRCKRIKKSKENKAPRKRMCGKCKQLVSHDARNCPLNVAG, from the exons ATGACACCTTGGGTCATGGAGAAGCAGTGTAGTGTCATATATACTCACGAAATTTTCAGCAAGTTTCAGGAACAACTAGTGGTTGCAAGAGACCATTGCATTATTCAAGGGATTTCAGAGACTGAAGATATGAAAATTGTCACCATCAGCAGCCAATCTGGTAAAGAGCGAGTGGTTGAAATGAACAAATTAAACATGTTTGGTATGTGCTCCTGTAAATTTTATGAGTCATTTGGCATCCCGTGTCGTCATATCATTCAAGTGCTTAGAGGCGAGAAGCTAAATGAGATACCACCAATTTATTTTATGAAGAGGTGGGATATAAGGTGTAAAAG AAAATTATTCTTTGATAAGGAAGGTAACCTTCTGGATGAAAAGGCTAAAGATCCTGTGGAGGTGGCAATGGGgagaaaaatttcagattcacgTAACAAGTTTGAAGAGCTAATCCAGATGGCCAAGAACTCTGAACAAGGAATGGAATTTTTATATTCTAGTTTATCAAACCTTGTAGAACCTCTCCAAAATATCGTTCCTGCCGCTACAGTCAATAAGCAAGATGAGTTTGAATCATTCCTTGGTGGCAAAATTCCACAAGAAGTTGAGATACATCCACCAAATGATATCAACTCCAGAGGGCGCTGCAAAAGAAtcaagaagagcaaggagaacaAGGCGCCCAGAAAACGGATGTGTGGAAAATGCAAGCAATTAGTGTCTCATGACGCACGTAATTGCCCCCTCAATGTTGCTGGTTGA
- the LOC8055641 gene encoding protein FAR1-RELATED SEQUENCE 5 — MDVDAGVVAHVEEPSTPRTAPSNVVDNCKANKKPVVGMIFDTLKDAENFYKSYAHDAGFSVRVGAHKKNNEEIFYQRYLCSREGYRKESVQEVSDQSGKKRKTPNVMETRCGCQARIVVKLDSEKKYQILSFVEEHNHGFMSPDKRHLLRSNRQVSERAKSTLFNCHKASIGTSQAFRLLQVTDGGFEHVGCTLRDFKNYYRDLRCRIKDADAQMFVHQLERKKEANPAFFYEFMVDKEGRLVRVFWADATCRKNCSVFGDVLSVDSTYTTNQYDMKFVPFTGVNHHLQSVFLGAAFLANEKIDSFVWLFQTFLNATGGLAPHLIITDEDASMKAAIAQVLPNTTHRFCMWHIMDKVPEKVGPDIKK, encoded by the coding sequence ATGGACGTCGATGCTGGAGTTGTAGCCCACGTTGAGGAACCAAGCACACCACGGACAGCACCTTCTAATGTAGTAGATAATTGCAAAGCAAATAAAAAGCCTGTGGTTGGAATGATTTTTGATACACTCAAGGATGCGGAGAATTTTTATAAATCATATGCACACGATGCTGGTTTCTCTGTTCGTGTTGGTGCACATAAGAAGAACAATGAGGAAATATTTTACCAGCGGTATTTGTGCTCAAGAGAAGGGTACAGGAAGGAGAGCGTTCAAGAAGTTAGTGACCAGTCcgggaaaaaaagaaagacaCCAAATGTGATGGAAACCCGTTGTGGTTGTCAGGCACGTATTGTTGTCAAGCTTGACAGTGAGAAGAAGTATCAAATATTGTCATTTGTCGAGGAGCATAATCATGGTTTCATGTCGCCAGATAAGAGGCACCTGCTAAGATCCAATCGTCAAGTTAGTGAGAGGGCAAAGAGTACTTTGTTCAACTGTCATAAGGCTAGCATTGGCACGTCACAGGCATTTCGACTTCTCCAAGTCACTGACGGTGGATTTGAGCATGTTGGTTGCACGCTGAGGGATTTCAAGAACTATTATCGTGACCTGAGGTGCAGAATCAAGGATGCTGATGCACAAATGTTTGTGCATCAACTTGAGCGAAAGAAGGAAGCAAATCCTGCCTTCTTTTATGAGTTTATGGTGGACAAAGAAGGACGGCTTGTGCGTGTCTTCTGGGCAGATGCCACATGTAGAAAAAATTGTAGTGTTTTTGGTGATGTGCTTTCGGTAGATTCTACATATACTACCAACCAATATGATATGAAGTTTGTGCCATTCACTGGGGTCAATCATCACTTGCAAAGTGTTTTCCTTGGGGCAGCGTTTCTGGCTAATGAAAAAATCGACTCATTTGTATGGCTGTTCCAGACCTTTCTTAACGCTACGGGTGGACTAGCACCTCATCTAATCATAACAGATGAAGATGCTAGCATGAAGGCTGCTATTGCTCAGGTTCTACCAAATACAACTCATAGATTTTGCATGTGGCATATCATGGATAAGGTACCTGAGAAGGTTGGGCCCGACATAAAAAAATGA
- the LOC8058072 gene encoding WD repeat-containing protein WRAP73 encodes MEFTEAFKQTGPCSFSPDSRFLAIAVDYRLVVRDVVSLKVVQLFSCVDKISSVEWAPDSEYILCGLYKRPMVQAWSLSQPDWTCKIDEGPAGIAYARWSPDSRHILTTSEFQLRLTVWSLVNTACVHVQWPKHGSKGVSFTKDGKFAAICTRRDCKDYINLLSCHSWEIMTVFAVDTVDLAGVEWSPDDSAIVVWDSLLEYKILIYSPDGRCLFKYLAYESGLGVKTVAWSPCGQFLAVGSYDQAVRTLNHLTWKTFAEFSHAAYIRSPCNAAIYKEVDDPWQLDMSELCLSEGFSCNMQDNGAENGTEGGGSRVKYALMDVPITLPSMKPATDKPNPKQGIGMLSWSNDSHYFFTRNDNMPTALWIWDICRLELAAVLVQKDPIRAAAWDPTCTRLVLCTESPHLYMWTPSGACCVNIPLLNFRIIDLKWNSNGSCLLLKDRESFCCATIISALPEEEPDQSDDTSEDE; translated from the exons ATGGAGTTCACGGAGGCGTTCAAGCAGACGGGCCCGTGCTCCTTCTCCCCCGACTCGCGCTTCCTCGCTATTGCCGTAGACTACCGCCTCGTCGTCCGGGACGTCGTCTCACTGAAG GTGGTACAATTATTTTCATGTGTGGACAAGATAAGCTCTGTGGAGTGGGCACCGGATTCAGAATATATTCTATGTGGACTTTACAAGCGGCCCATGGTGCAGGCTTGGTCGCTGAGCCAGCCTGACTGGACCTGCAAGATCGATGAAGGTCCTGCAGGGATTGCATATGCTCGCTGGAGCCCTGACAGTCGTCATATACTCACTACGTCCGAGTTTCAGCTCCGTCTCACTGTGTGGTCTCTCGTAAATACAGCATGCGTGCATGTCCAGTGGCCAAAGCATGGTTCTAAAGGTGTTTCTTTTACCAAGGATGGGAAGTTTGCTGCAATCTGTACCAGGCGTGATTGCAAGGATTACATAAATTTGCTCTCATGTCACTCCTGGGAGATAATGACTGTCTTTGCCGTTGACACGGTAGACTTAGCTGGTGTTGAATGGTCACCAGATGATAGTGCTATTGTCGTCTGGGATTCACTTCTTGAATACAAG ATTCTGATATATTCACCAGACGGAAGGTGCTTGTTCAAGTATCTAGCTTATGAAAGTGGGTTAGGTGTGAAAACTGTTGCTTGGTCACCATGTGGACAGTTTTTAGCAGTGGGCAGCTATGATCAAGCAGTGCGGACTTTGAATCACCTAACGTGGAAAACTTTTGCGGAGTTCTCACATGCAGCGTATATCCGAAGTCCTTGTAATGCTGCTATATATAAG GAAGTGGATGACCCATGGCAGCTTGATATGTCAGAGTTATGTCTAAGTGAAGGCTTCTCTTGTAACATGCAAGACAATGGCGCAG AAAATGGCACCGAGGGAGGAGGCTCTAGAGTTAAATATGCTCTGATGGATGTTCCCATCACCTTACCTTCCATGAAACCAGCTACTGACAAGCCCAACCCCAAACAAGGAATTG GTATGCTGTCATGGAGCAACGACAGCCACTATTTCTTTACCCGGAACGACAACATGCCGACTGCTCTTTGGATATGGGATATATGCCGCCTTgagcttgctgctgtgcttgtGCAGAAAGATCCAATCCGTGCTGCAGCATGGGACCCTACCTGCACACGACTTGTTTTATGCACCGAGAGCCCTCACTTGTACATGTGGACGCCATCCGGTGCCTGTTGTGTCAACATCCCCTTGCTGAACTTCCGAATCATTGATTTGAAGTGGAACTCGAATGGGAGCTGCCTCCTCCTGAAGGACCGTGAATCTTTCTGCTGTGCCACAATCATATCTGCCCTGCCTGAGGAAGAACCTGATCAATCTGATGATACTTCCGAAGATGAATGA